The genome window TATCTCACTTGGCAGTAATGGTTGTGGGTTTAAGCACTTTTATTGTCATAGCGAAGGTGTCTTCTCCTCAGTTTTTTGTGGTGAGGTTGGAGCAGTTGGAAAGGAAGGGATTTTTGACAGTGAGATCGGCTAAAACGTATCTAATTGATGGTTTTCAAACGGCTTGGAATCGTAGCGCTACTTGGTCTTTAATTTTGGGTGGGTTAACAGCGGGGGGGTTGAGTTACTATCTGAGTCGGCGAATTATGAAACCCCTTAAGCAAATAGAAAATATCACTCATAATTTTACGGCAGGCCATTGGGAGCAAAGAATACCAGAGAGCGAGATTCCTGAGTTGAATCAGTTGAGTGTTAGTTTTAATCGCATGGCAAGTAGTTTGGAGGATGTGGAAAGAAGGCGGAGGGATTTGGTGGGAGATTTAACCCATGAGTTGCGTACTCCTTTGACGGTGGTAAGGGGTTATTTGGAGGAGTTGGCTTCGGGGGATATTGAGGCTTCTCCTCAGTTGTATGTCAATTTAATCAGGGAAACAAGGCGGTTGGAAAATTTGACCCGTGATTTACAGGAGTTGTCGAAGGCGGAGGCTGGTTATTTATCCATTGATGTTAAACCCATTAATCTTTTGCCTCTTTTGAGGGGGTTGGTGACGAGGTTTCGAGATCAGCTTTTGGATGATGGCCCTGTGTTAAAGTTATCGTGTCCTTATAGTTTACCTTTGGTGATGGCGGATGGCGATCGCACTGAGCAAATTTTAGTTAATCTATTGGGTAATGCTATTCGTTATACGGAGATAGGCTCTATCGAAATATCCACAAAGGTAGTCAATAAATATTTATGGATAACGGTACAGGATACGGGGGTGGGTATTGCCCCCGAAGATTTACCCCATGTATTTGAGCGATTTTGGCGGGGCGATCGCTCTCGGAACAGTTATTCTGGGGGTAGTGGTATTGGGTTAGCTATTACCAAAAAATTAGTAGAATTACAGGTAGGGGCGATCGAGGTTACAAGCCAACTCCACCAAGGTACTACTTTTCGCTTTTCCTTACCCCTAGCCAAAAGTTAATGACACTTTCCGATTCATTCACGACAACCTAACTATCCATTATTCCCATGGTCTCAAAACTGATAATATAGAACAACCCCTCAAAATATATTGTTTCTGGATAAAAAGTGATGAATCAAATGATTAATAGACAGTGGTGGGTAGAAAAATGGTTAGAATTATTAGACTCCTACCGCTTCAAAAAAAGACTAGAAAGAGCGCGCAACTATGCCAGAGAAGGAAACGTTTTAAACATTGAATTTAAACAAAATCATCTTATATCCGAAGTACAAGGAAGCGAATCTCAACCTTATCGAGTAACCCTTTCCCTAGAAGCATTTTCCGACGAAGACTGGGGATATGTCATTGAAACCATGTCAGAAAAAGCACTTTTAGCCGCTCAGTTGCTAGTGGGGGAAATGCCTTCAGAAATCGAACAAGTATTTATCAAAAATGGCTTAAGTCTATTCCCTTTTAACCTAACCGATGTTAAATCTCGTTGTACTTGCCCAGACAAAGCTAACCCCTGTAAACATATTGGGGCAGTGTATTATCAACTAGCTGATCGTTTTAGTGAAGACCCTTTCATTATATTTCAGCTTCGGGGTAGAAGTAAAGAACAAATTTTAGAAGCGTTGAGGATTTGTCGTGGTCTCAAATTGTCAGGAAAAGAGCCAAAGCCTGAGATGTTGGGCAAAATTAAATCCTTACCAAAAAGAAAAGCTAAAGCTAATAAAACTTCTGTACCTCTTAGTATCGATAGCTTTTGGGAATATAACGAACCATTAGACTCCTCCTTAGTTGTGATTACTCCTCCCACAGATAATAAAAATATTTTGGATGTATTGGGGGCAATTCCTCTACCCTATAATGATTCTCAAGCGGTGATGCAGTATTTACAACAGGTGTATAACGCCGTGCCTATAAAAGTAATGGAAATTGCCCTTACAGAAAATAATTAGATAGGAAAACGCTTCATCTTAGCAAAAGCATCCCTTGCGGTGTCGGCAAGTCGAGCATTAACCCCCGGCACTTGAGGAATTTGCCATAAAACATCTACGGTGCGCCGTAAAATACGGACAATATCTCCTTCGTCAAGGGTAGTATTAGAACAAAGTTCATCCCATGTCACTCCCATACACCAAGCCTCTGATAAACCAATGACATCCCTTTCTAGGTAAACGGGCATGGTAATATCTTTTTTTGTTTGGGCTTGATATAGTTTACGGCGTGTTTCTGTCAACTGCTCTTCTGGATTATATTCATCATCTATTTTTACTAAGCCCAAAGCATCTAAAACCTGCACAGAGGGTTGATAAGCCACCCAAGTATCAAACCTTGGAGGGTCAGTAATTAGGGCTGTAATGGCAGGGGCAAGGTAGTGGGGGGGTAAAAAGTCTAAATGTCCAGAGGTTAGGGCAAGGGCTAACCATAGCTCGTTTTCTCCTCGAATCACGGCGGCGGCTTCCCCTAGAATAGTTGGTTCAAACTCTTTTAAGGCACCAAATTCTCTTAAAATTTCCACGAGGGCAAGGAATTCTTGCCAATAATAGGAACTATGGGATTTTACTTTTTGGTATTGATTTTGGATTGTGGTTAATTCTTGTTTGAGGGTTTGTCGTTTGCTGTTGTTGCGCATCAACTGCCCAATTTTTTCTACTTTGTCGAGGGGATGTTGTTTAACTAGGTTTTCTACTGCTTCAATGCGTTTTTCTTGGGCAAGTATTTCTTCGTTGACGGGGGTATATTCTTTTTCATGTTCGCTAATTAAATCGGTAATTGCTTGGCTGGTGGCATCCCCTGCGCACAGTTGCCCGGCACAGATATTTTCTATTTCTGGTAAATAGAGGTTTTCCACTAGGTTTAGGGGCATTTTTCCTGAGTTAATATCGATGATGTCACTGATAGAGGCGATATACCAATGATTATCTTTGCCAAGACAGAGGAAGAATTCTTGGTTGTTGTTGGATATTTT of Cyanobacterium sp. HL-69 contains these proteins:
- a CDS encoding two-component signal transduction system histidine kinase; amino-acid sequence: MKQKMSLGTRLFLSHLAVMVVGLSTFIVIAKVSSPQFFVVRLEQLERKGFLTVRSAKTYLIDGFQTAWNRSATWSLILGGLTAGGLSYYLSRRIMKPLKQIENITHNFTAGHWEQRIPESEIPELNQLSVSFNRMASSLEDVERRRRDLVGDLTHELRTPLTVVRGYLEELASGDIEASPQLYVNLIRETRRLENLTRDLQELSKAEAGYLSIDVKPINLLPLLRGLVTRFRDQLLDDGPVLKLSCPYSLPLVMADGDRTEQILVNLLGNAIRYTEIGSIEISTKVVNKYLWITVQDTGVGIAPEDLPHVFERFWRGDRSRNSYSGGSGIGLAITKKLVELQVGAIEVTSQLHQGTTFRFSLPLAKS